One part of the Acidobacteriota bacterium genome encodes these proteins:
- a CDS encoding AbrB/MazE/SpoVT family DNA-binding domain-containing protein, with product MVVGSISTIKWERAPIDEAGRLVLPIAFRRALGITGAQSLMVGLDGDRVVVRTLEAAVEQAQEVARRRSKGRKPSGSVVDQLIADRRAEAKP from the coding sequence ATGGTAGTAGGTTCAATATCCACCATTAAGTGGGAACGCGCGCCGATCGACGAGGCCGGGCGGTTGGTGCTGCCGATCGCCTTTCGGCGGGCGCTGGGGATCACCGGGGCGCAGTCCCTGATGGTCGGTCTGGACGGCGACAGGGTCGTCGTGAGGACCCTGGAGGCCGCAGTGGAGCAGGCCCAGGAGGTTGCCCGGCGCCGGTCGAAGGGACGCAAGCCCTCCGGGAGTGTCGTCGATCAACTCATCGCCGACCGGCGCGCGGAGGCGAAGCCGTGA
- a CDS encoding ABC transporter permease: protein MARTPMWRRYLRFWGPDVRADVEAELRFHVDALTEQLVQEGHDPAEARTEAERRFGDYARVKAACVKIDREWARQRRWGQLVADLGQDLRVGARTLAKNPGFTIAAVVVLGLGLGATTVAISMINAMYVRPLPFDEPDRIVSVVTYGPSGLNAIHPQAAVAYTRDHSRALAAVAGIGISPGVNLVSDRGSTYIRNLEVTAGYFRVFGAEPRLGRGFARDDEFDPSTVVLSHAVWNRHFRGDPDIVGQVVRLGGRPHTVIGVMPAGFWSNEEADAWTPFRPDPRGTDRNYRLIGRLAPGWTVSQAEAELRSLAVSLRDQLPASLRLRLPDAASDGPRPGVQPYRDVLALEHAGMVWPLTAAVGAVLLIVCANAAGLQLARSVGRRRELAVRSALGGGRGRLLRQLLTESVLLSAAGGAVGVLAATACVQGLVATQPRLAIWDIAVDTPVLLGSLGIALATGVVFGLLPALVAVHGGLADALHGDRSRSVTAAGGSWMRRSLVVAQVALCTVLLAAAAVFLRTFVGLTSSELGFDPANVLTARASLQGPAYQSGEAVSALYRSTLAGLARVPGVESAAATNNLPVDRGLNVPMRAAPGSDNVTAVDWRYVAGDYLRVLRIPLVTGRGFTGADRRAAAPRVALVNEAYVREFGGGRPAVGSRLLPMLQDDQEREIVGVLGDVRTRGLTATRPTVFVPVEQVPDDLLGLVHEFFQVNWALRLREGQAGVIPSVERVIREADPLLPITAFRTMDEVVRGAVAATRFRTLLLGLFAAMALTLAAAGLYGLVAYAVAQQTREIGIRLALGAPGGRVTARFTRQGIVLATMGGLAGVAGAVLFTGLLQSLTPDAQALDAWTLAGVVVVLGVVSTAATVMPARRATRVNPMLTLRAE from the coding sequence ATGGCGCGCACACCGATGTGGCGGCGGTATCTCCGGTTCTGGGGCCCAGACGTCCGCGCGGACGTTGAGGCCGAGCTCCGTTTTCACGTCGACGCGCTGACCGAGCAGCTCGTGCAGGAAGGTCATGATCCGGCCGAAGCCCGGACGGAAGCGGAGCGCCGCTTCGGCGACTACGCGCGCGTGAAGGCGGCGTGCGTCAAGATCGACCGGGAATGGGCACGGCAGCGGCGCTGGGGGCAGCTCGTCGCCGATCTCGGTCAGGATCTCCGCGTCGGCGCGCGCACGCTGGCGAAGAACCCGGGATTCACCATCGCCGCCGTGGTCGTGCTGGGTCTGGGTCTCGGCGCCACGACGGTGGCGATCAGCATGATCAACGCCATGTACGTTCGGCCGCTGCCGTTCGACGAGCCGGACCGCATCGTCAGCGTGGTTACCTATGGGCCATCCGGATTGAACGCCATCCATCCCCAGGCGGCCGTCGCGTACACGCGCGACCACAGCCGTGCACTTGCGGCCGTGGCCGGCATCGGGATCAGCCCCGGGGTCAACCTCGTCAGCGACCGCGGCTCGACCTACATCCGAAACCTCGAGGTGACCGCCGGCTACTTTCGGGTCTTCGGGGCCGAGCCGCGGCTGGGGCGCGGCTTTGCGCGCGACGACGAATTCGATCCGTCGACGGTCGTGCTGAGCCACGCCGTCTGGAACCGCCATTTCCGCGGCGACCCGGACATCGTCGGGCAGGTGGTGCGGCTCGGGGGCCGGCCGCACACGGTCATCGGGGTCATGCCGGCCGGCTTCTGGTCGAACGAGGAGGCTGACGCCTGGACGCCGTTCCGTCCCGACCCGCGCGGCACCGATCGTAACTACCGGCTGATCGGCCGACTCGCGCCGGGGTGGACGGTCTCGCAGGCCGAGGCAGAGCTCCGTTCGCTGGCCGTGAGCTTGCGTGACCAGCTCCCGGCGTCCCTTCGCCTTCGGTTGCCCGACGCGGCGTCCGACGGTCCGCGACCGGGCGTGCAACCCTATCGGGACGTACTGGCCTTGGAGCATGCCGGGATGGTCTGGCCGCTGACCGCTGCCGTGGGCGCCGTCTTGTTGATCGTCTGCGCCAACGCGGCCGGTCTGCAGTTGGCGCGCAGCGTGGGGCGCCGACGGGAGCTGGCCGTCCGGTCCGCGCTCGGGGGAGGACGTGGCCGCCTGCTCCGGCAGCTCCTGACCGAGAGTGTCCTGTTGTCGGCGGCGGGCGGCGCGGTGGGCGTCTTGGCCGCAACCGCGTGCGTGCAGGGGCTCGTCGCGACGCAGCCGCGGCTCGCGATCTGGGACATCGCCGTCGACACGCCCGTGCTCCTCGGATCGCTGGGAATCGCGCTCGCCACCGGCGTGGTTTTCGGCCTGCTGCCCGCTCTGGTGGCGGTCCACGGCGGGCTCGCGGACGCGCTTCACGGTGACCGGTCGCGCAGCGTGACGGCGGCGGGCGGGTCCTGGATGCGCCGGTCGCTCGTGGTGGCCCAGGTCGCCCTGTGCACGGTGCTGCTCGCGGCGGCGGCCGTGTTCTTGCGGACGTTTGTCGGACTCACATCATCGGAGCTGGGGTTCGATCCCGCCAACGTGCTCACGGCGCGCGCCTCGCTCCAGGGACCCGCGTATCAGTCGGGGGAAGCCGTGTCGGCGCTCTATCGAAGCACGCTGGCGGGGCTGGCCCGAGTGCCCGGCGTCGAATCCGCCGCGGCGACGAACAATCTGCCGGTCGATCGGGGTTTGAATGTTCCGATGCGCGCGGCGCCCGGGAGCGATAACGTGACGGCCGTCGACTGGCGTTACGTCGCCGGAGACTACTTGCGAGTCTTGCGTATCCCCCTCGTGACCGGCCGCGGGTTCACCGGGGCCGACCGCCGCGCCGCCGCACCACGAGTGGCCCTGGTTAACGAGGCGTACGTCCGTGAGTTCGGCGGCGGCCGGCCGGCGGTCGGTTCGCGGCTGCTGCCGATGCTGCAGGACGACCAGGAGCGCGAGATCGTCGGCGTGCTCGGCGACGTGCGGACGCGCGGCCTCACCGCCACCAGGCCGACGGTGTTCGTGCCGGTGGAGCAGGTGCCGGACGATCTGCTCGGGCTGGTTCACGAGTTCTTTCAGGTGAACTGGGCGCTTCGCCTACGGGAAGGGCAGGCCGGGGTGATTCCCTCCGTCGAGCGGGTGATCCGGGAAGCCGACCCGCTCCTTCCGATCACGGCCTTTCGCACGATGGACGAGGTAGTGCGTGGTGCGGTCGCGGCCACGCGCTTCCGCACCCTGCTGCTCGGCCTGTTCGCCGCAATGGCCCTGACCCTGGCGGCCGCCGGGCTCTACGGGCTCGTCGCCTACGCCGTGGCGCAGCAGACGCGGGAGATCGGCATCCGTCTGGCGTTGGGCGCCCCGGGCGGCCGCGTGACGGCACGCTTCACGCGGCAGGGCATAGTGCTCGCCACCATGGGCGGCCTGGCCGGCGTAGCTGGCGCCGTGCTCTTCACGGGCCTGTTGCAGTCCCTGACGCCCGATGCCCAGGCCCTTGATGCGTGGACGCTCGCCGGTGTCGTAGTTGTTCTCGGCGTGGTCAGCACCGCCGCGACCGTCATGCCGGCGCGCCGGGCGACTCGGGTGAACCCGATGCTGACGCTTCGCGCCGAGTGA
- a CDS encoding type II toxin-antitoxin system VapC family toxin codes for MAEAAVAGERVLLDASALLAVIYEETGAGEVHEALRGQAVMSAVNVGEVVARLDEDGWTRREVAGVIDGFDLEIVPFDTAAAVLSGEFRSRTRRHAIGLGGRACVATAKQLGIPALTADPVWKKLRLPGVRVRCIGED; via the coding sequence ATGGCGGAAGCGGCGGTGGCGGGGGAGAGGGTCCTGCTTGATGCGTCGGCGCTGCTGGCCGTGATCTACGAGGAAACCGGCGCCGGGGAGGTCCACGAGGCGCTGCGCGGACAGGCGGTGATGTCTGCGGTGAACGTCGGCGAGGTGGTGGCGCGCCTCGACGAGGACGGCTGGACCAGGCGGGAAGTCGCGGGCGTGATCGATGGCTTCGATCTGGAAATCGTCCCCTTCGACACGGCGGCCGCGGTGCTGAGCGGCGAGTTCCGCAGCCGCACGCGGCGCCACGCCATCGGCCTCGGCGGCCGTGCGTGCGTCGCGACGGCGAAGCAACTGGGCATCCCGGCCCTGACCGCGGATCCCGTCTGGAAGAAGCTGCGCCTGCCCGGCGTCAGGGTCCGGTGCATCGGGGAGGACTAG
- a CDS encoding PadR family transcriptional regulator, giving the protein MPNRNPEMLRGTVELLILTALSRGRHHGFGIARWLEETSDDHLQLEEGSLYPALHRMERRGWLEAEWGISDNRRQVKLYRLTSLGRARLRSETEGWTAFAAAIGKVLQAAEAG; this is encoded by the coding sequence ATGCCCAATCGAAATCCGGAGATGCTGCGCGGCACGGTCGAGCTGCTGATCCTCACCGCGCTGAGCCGGGGGCGCCACCACGGCTTCGGCATCGCGCGCTGGCTGGAAGAAACGTCGGACGACCACCTCCAGTTGGAGGAAGGCTCGCTCTACCCGGCCCTTCACCGGATGGAGCGGCGCGGCTGGCTCGAGGCCGAGTGGGGGATCTCGGACAACCGGAGGCAAGTGAAACTCTACCGCCTGACGTCCCTCGGCCGCGCCCGGCTGCGGAGCGAGACCGAAGGCTGGACGGCGTTCGCGGCGGCCATCGGCAAGGTCCTGCAGGCGGCCGAGGCTGGGTAG